A window of Pseudomonadota bacterium genomic DNA:
GGGGTGCTCACGGTCATCTCCCCGCTGGACGGGACCCCGGCCGCGATCGCGGGGCTCAAGGCGGGCGACCAGGTCCTGAAGATCGGCGAGGCGTCGACCGTGAGCATGCCGCTCAACGACGCGGTGAACCTGATGCGCGGCGAGCCCGGCACGAAGGTCTCGCTCACGGTCCTGCGCAAGGAGTGGGCGGAGGCGCGGGAGTTCGTGCTGACGCGCGCGATCATCGAGGTGAAGAGCGTCGAGACGAAGATGTTCGCGGATCGCGTCGGCTACGCCCGGATCAAGGACTTCCAGGCCAACACCGCCGCGGATCTCGAGAAGCAGCTCGCGGACCTCGAGAGGCGGGGCGCGACGTCGCTGGTCCTCGACCTCCGCAACAACCCGGGCGGGCTGCTCACCGCGGCGAACGACGTCTCCGACGTCTTCCTGAAGAAGGGCGTGATCGTGACTACCGCCGGGCAGGGGCCGGACGAACGGGACTCCCGCCGCGCGGCCGATTCCGGGCGCGAGCCGACCTGCCCGGTCGTGGTGCTCATCAACTCGGGGAGCGCGAGCGCCTCGGAGATCGTGGCCGGGGCGCTCAAGAACAACGGGCGCGCGCTGCTCGTCGGCCAGCGCACGTTCGGCAAGGGATCGGTCCAGGTCCTGTACGACTTCGCCGACGGCTCGGCGCTGAAGCTGACCACGGCGCAGTACCTGACGCCGGGCGACATCTCGATCCAGTCGATCGGCGTCGTGCCCCACGTCGAGCTCCTCCCCATGCGCGCGGACGAGGAGGTGATCGATCTGAAGGTGGACGCGGGATACCGCGAGGCCGATCTCGATAGGCACTTCGAGGGCGACGGCGCGGCGGACGTGCGCATCGGCCGTCCGGACGCGAGCCTGCTCTACCTCTGGAAACCGGAGAGGGCGCCCGGGAAGGGGGCCGACGGCGAGGAGGACGACGGCGCGCCACAGGTCCCGAAGGACGACGACGACGGGGAGCCGCCGGCTCCACGCGACGGCGAGGGCGAGGTCGGGCCGGACACCGAGATCGACGTCGCGCGGGATCTCGCGGCCGCGATGGCCGGGGCGCGCACTTCCGCGATCGACGTCGAGGGGATGAGGGCGTTCCTCGAGCGACGTGCCGAACGGGAGCGGGGAAGGCTCGTCGAATCGCTGCGCGGGCTGGGCGTCGACTGGCGGGTCGGCGAGGGCGACGGGGCGGCGGCGGTCTCGGCGGCGATCGGGTTCGCCGGCGGCAACACGCTCCGCGCCGGAGAGAAGATCGTGCTCGAGATCGCCGTGACGAACCTCGGCCCGAAGCCGCTGTACAGGCTCCTCGCGACGACGCGCTCCGACTTCCGGGCGATCGACGACCGCGAGATCGCGTTCGGCCGCGTCGGCCCGTCCGAGACCGTGAAGCGGACGCTCGAGATCAAGGTGCCGAAGGACGCGCTCGCGCGAGTCGACGACGTGATCGTCTCGTTCGAGGACGCCGCGCACAACGCCATCGCGCCCCTCGCGGCGCGGTTCGCGGTGCTCGCCAAGGACCAGCCGCGGTTCGCCTACGGCGCGCAGATGAACGACACCGCGGCGGGGAACGGGGACGGGCTGCTCCAGAAGGGCGAGCGGGTCTCCATCGTCCTGGATCTGGAGAACGTCGGCGCCGGGAAGGCGCTCGACGCCTACGCGACGCTGGCGAGCCTCTCCGGAAACGACGTGTTCCTGACCAGGGGCCGGGAGAAGCTCGGCGAGGTGGAGAGAGGCGCGCGCCGGCAGGTGGTGTTCGAGTTCGAGGTGCGGCCCGCGTTCCAGGGGGACAAGGTGCGGCTCGAGCTGGCGATGATGGACGCGGATCTCCACGTCTACGTGGCGCAGCGCCTCGAGTTCCCCCTCGTGCCGCCCAGAGCGGTCGCCGCGGCCGAGGAGATGGCCTCCGTCGTGCGGGATCGGGTTCCGGCGCGAGACGCCCCGGCGCCGGACGCGCGGATCGCGGCGCTCCTGCCCCGGGCGAGCGTCTACCCGCTGCGGGCGCGGGTCGACGGCTTCGCGCGGCTCGACCTCGGCGACGGGCACGTCGGGTGGGTGCTCGGCGCGGACGTGGCGCCCGCGAGCGCGGCCGAGCCGTCGCCGCCCGCCGACATCCGGATCCAGTCGCCGCCCGCGGTCGCGCTCGACGCGGTGGCGGCGGTCGTCACGCGGGGGACGGTCCGCATCTCGGGGCGCGCGTCCGACTCCGACAAGGTGCGCGACGTGTACATCTTCGTCGGTGACGAGAAGGTCTTCTTCAAGGCGAACACCGATCCCGCGAACCCGGGAGAGCTCTCCTTCGCCGCGGACGTGGCGCTCGAGCCCGGCATGAACTTCGTCACCGTCGTCGCGGAGGAGTCGGCCGAGCTCGACGCGCGCCGGGTGATCGCCGTGCGGCGCGACCGCGTCGACGGGATGCCGTTCATCCGCTCGCGAAGCCTCAACGGGCCGGCGGAGACGCTCGGGGTCCTGCCGTCGACGAGGCCGTGATCCGGGGTCAGCCGAGGTACTCGCGGACCGCCGCGGCGAGCGCGCGCACGTCGTCGGCGTCCACGCGCGAGCTCGTCGCGAACCGGAGGCCCCACCACCCGGGCGGGTAGGTCGCGATCCCCAGATCGCCGAGGAACTCGACGAGGCCGGACATCGTCCTGTCCGCCGTCTCCTCTACCGAGCAGAAGACGAGGTTCGTGTGCACCTGCGCCGCGTCGACGCGCACGCGCGAGATCTCTGCGAGGAGCCGGGCGAGCAGCTTCGCGTTGTCGTGATCCTCGTGCAGGCGCGCGACGCCGTCCCCGAGGGCGAGGATGCCGGCCGCCGCCAGCACGCCGACCTGGCGCATGCCGCCGCCCATCCGCTTGCGCAGGCGCTTCGCCTCGGAGACGAACGCCGCCGGGCCGCACAGGAGGCTCCCGACCGGCGCGCCGAGCCCCTTGGACAGGCAGAACATGACGCTGTCCACCTCGACCGCGAGCGCCGCGGCCTCGACCCCGAGGGCGAGCGCCGCGTTGAACAGCCGCGCGCCGTCGAGGTGCACCGCGATCCCGACGCCCCGGGTGAAGGCGCGCACCTCGCGCATCGCTTCGAGCGGCATGACCGAGCCGTCGGCGAGCGCGTTCTCGAGCACCACGAGCCGCGTCCGCGGGTGGTGCACGTCGTCGTCGATCCGCACGCGCTTGGAGATGTCCTCGACCGTGAGGTACGGCGCGCGCCGGGGCTCGACGGCGCGGATCTGCACCCCGAACAGGGCGCCCGCCGCGCCCGCCTCGTGATCGACGACGTGCGCGGTCTCGGCGACGATCACCTCGTCGGACGGCCGCGTGTGCACGCCGATCGCGCACTGGTTCCCGAACGTGCCGCTCGGCACGAACAGGGCGGCCTCGAGCCCGAGCCTGTCGGCGGCGAGCCGCTGCAGGCGGTTGACGGTGGGATCTTCGTCGCAGACGTCGTCGCCGAGCTCGGCATCGCGCATGGCGTCGCGCATCGCCTCGGTCGGCAGCGTCATCGTGTCGGAGCGGAACTCGCGGATGCGCATGGGCGTGCTCAGAACTCCGTCGGGAGCATCTGAACGCAGGTCATCAGCGAGCCCCAGTCGCAGCTCTCCAGCGAGAGCATGCAGTCGGCGTACGCCTGAAGCTCCTCGTCGACGAGCGACGAGGCCATCACCTGGCAGCCCCACACGCAGTCCTCGGACATCATGCCGATGCAGACCCCGACGTCCGCGTCGATGTCGCCGTACCGTGTCTTCACGTGCACGCACTCCTCGTCCTCGCCGCACTCCGAGGTGTCGGTGCACGTCTCGTCCGCGCAGATCGTCGCCGCGCAGGCCTCGCCCTCGGGGCAGCCCCAGCCGTCCTGGAGGCAGCGGCCCGCCTCGGCGCACCCCTCGAGGTCCTCGTCGACCGCGCCGTCGCAGTTGTCGTCGCGGCCGTTGCACAGCTCGTCGCCGCCGCACAGCGAGCACGCCGCGCGCGTCGGCAGGCAGTAGCCGTTCACGTGCTCGAAGTCCGTCCCGCACGTGTCTTCCGCCGCGGCCTCGACGCAGAGCTGCGCGCCGAGCGCCGGGAGCGGCTGGCACTTCCAGCCGTCCGCGCAGTCGTTGTCGGTGCGGCACGCGTTGCACGCCGTGCCGTCGCAGTCCGCCGTGCACGCGTCGGACGGCGCGAAGCAGGTCGCGGCGTCGGCGCACGTGCCGTTCGCCATCTGCACCGCGCGGTAGGCGTTCACGAGCCCGTTGCCGTAGAACGGCGAGAAGCCGCCCGACCACGCGCCCCACACCGGGTCGATCTCGGTCGCCGAGTCGGCCAGGACCTGCCGCGCCTGCGCGGCCGTGATCGCCGGGTTCGCGGACAGGATGAGGCCGACGACGCCCGCGACGAACGGCGTGGCCGAGGAGGTGCCGCCGAAGTAGTT
This region includes:
- a CDS encoding S41 family peptidase; protein product: MRPQLAHRIGTCIVVVALAASVYIAFFKVGGGGFGQGPERRVEAPVPEASADLPDDGSSLRSTYRTINLVQKHYIDPTRIDPRAMLLAAMRAVQESVAEVIVREDGDALVVGLGAEERRFALGDVGTPWILLQRIREIFAFMQARLSSQDVDFQEIEYAAINGMLERLDPHTSLLPPDVYRDMKDKTQGNFGGLGIVISIRDGVLTVISPLDGTPAAIAGLKAGDQVLKIGEASTVSMPLNDAVNLMRGEPGTKVSLTVLRKEWAEAREFVLTRAIIEVKSVETKMFADRVGYARIKDFQANTAADLEKQLADLERRGATSLVLDLRNNPGGLLTAANDVSDVFLKKGVIVTTAGQGPDERDSRRAADSGREPTCPVVVLINSGSASASEIVAGALKNNGRALLVGQRTFGKGSVQVLYDFADGSALKLTTAQYLTPGDISIQSIGVVPHVELLPMRADEEVIDLKVDAGYREADLDRHFEGDGAADVRIGRPDASLLYLWKPERAPGKGADGEEDDGAPQVPKDDDDGEPPAPRDGEGEVGPDTEIDVARDLAAAMAGARTSAIDVEGMRAFLERRAERERGRLVESLRGLGVDWRVGEGDGAAAVSAAIGFAGGNTLRAGEKIVLEIAVTNLGPKPLYRLLATTRSDFRAIDDREIAFGRVGPSETVKRTLEIKVPKDALARVDDVIVSFEDAAHNAIAPLAARFAVLAKDQPRFAYGAQMNDTAAGNGDGLLQKGERVSIVLDLENVGAGKALDAYATLASLSGNDVFLTRGREKLGEVERGARRQVVFEFEVRPAFQGDKVRLELAMMDADLHVYVAQRLEFPLVPPRAVAAAEEMASVVRDRVPARDAPAPDARIAALLPRASVYPLRARVDGFARLDLGDGHVGWVLGADVAPASAAEPSPPADIRIQSPPAVALDAVAAVVTRGTVRISGRASDSDKVRDVYIFVGDEKVFFKANTDPANPGELSFAADVALEPGMNFVTVVAEESAELDARRVIAVRRDRVDGMPFIRSRSLNGPAETLGVLPSTRP
- a CDS encoding beta-eliminating lyase-related protein, encoding MRIREFRSDTMTLPTEAMRDAMRDAELGDDVCDEDPTVNRLQRLAADRLGLEAALFVPSGTFGNQCAIGVHTRPSDEVIVAETAHVVDHEAGAAGALFGVQIRAVEPRRAPYLTVEDISKRVRIDDDVHHPRTRLVVLENALADGSVMPLEAMREVRAFTRGVGIAVHLDGARLFNAALALGVEAAALAVEVDSVMFCLSKGLGAPVGSLLCGPAAFVSEAKRLRKRMGGGMRQVGVLAAAGILALGDGVARLHEDHDNAKLLARLLAEISRVRVDAAQVHTNLVFCSVEETADRTMSGLVEFLGDLGIATYPPGWWGLRFATSSRVDADDVRALAAAVREYLG